The Thermodesulfovibrionales bacterium genome contains the following window.
CCTCGAGATCTGCGCCTGTCCCGGTGCAGGCTCCTGCCAGGGGATGTATACGGCAAACACGATGGCCTGCGTCACCGAGGCGCTCGGGATGAGCCTGCCCGGGAGTGCAACGTCTCCGGCATCCCTTGCGCAAAAGAGGAGGTTCGCCTTTGAGAGCGGCGTGAGGATCGTCGACCTAATCAGGAAAAAGATCGGGCCGAGGAAGATCATGACGCGCAAGGCCTTTGAGAACGCGATCATGGTGGACCTTGCCCTCGGAGGCTCGACAAATACCGCTCTCCATATCCCCGCGATAGCCCATGAAGCCGGGGTCGCGTTGCCGCTCGAGGTCTTTGACGAATTGAGCCGGAAGGTTCCCCACATAACCAATATGATCCCCGGCGGGACCTATTACATGGAGGACCTCGATTACGCAGGAGGGATCCCTGCCGTCATGAAGCGGCTGAAGCCCCTGCTCCGTCCGTCCGTCTCGGTTTCCGGGAAGAGTATAGCGGAGATCGCGAGTAACGCAATGATCATGGATGAAGAGGTGGTCAGGCCCCTGAACAGGCCTTACCACAAGGAAGGCGGCATCGCGATACTCAGGGGCAACCTCGCTCCCGAAGGCGCCGTAGTGAAGCAGACGGCTGTCAGTAAGGGAATGATGAAATTCGAGGGAAGGGCGAGGGTCTTCGATTCGGAAGAGGCCGGGATGAAGGCGATACTCGGCGGGCATATCAAGGCCGGGGATATCGTCGTCATACGGTACGAAGGCCCGAAAGGCGGGCCGGGCATGAGAGAGATGCTGTCGCCGACCGCGACAATAGCCGGCATGGGACTGTCCGAATCTGTCGCCCTCATTACCGACGGACGATTCTCCGGCGGGACCCGGGGACCATGCATCGGCCACATCTCTCCAGAGGCGATGGAGGGAGGCCCTATCGCTGCTATCA
Protein-coding sequences here:
- the ilvD gene encoding dihydroxy-acid dehydratase, with translation MIKEGLERVPHRALLYATGIPRTEMNKPFIGVATSFTDIIPGHIGMRDLERFIEKGVHTGGGYPFFFGIPGICDGIAMGHSGMHYSLPSRELIADMVETVAQAHQLDGLVLLTNCDKITPGMLMAAARINIPSIVVTAGPMLSGHYRGRRLNLTSDTFEAIGRYRKGLIKDDELQALEICACPGAGSCQGMYTANTMACVTEALGMSLPGSATSPASLAQKRRFAFESGVRIVDLIRKKIGPRKIMTRKAFENAIMVDLALGGSTNTALHIPAIAHEAGVALPLEVFDELSRKVPHITNMIPGGTYYMEDLDYAGGIPAVMKRLKPLLRPSVSVSGKSIAEIASNAMIMDEEVVRPLNRPYHKEGGIAILRGNLAPEGAVVKQTAVSKGMMKFEGRARVFDSEEAGMKAILGGHIKAGDIVVIRYEGPKGGPGMREMLSPTATIAGMGLSESVALITDGRFSGGTRGPCIGHISPEAMEGGPIAAIRNGDKIRIDIPKRSIDVLISREEMKRRLSLWKPPKPKITKGYLSRYSRMVSSAGNGAIMK